A part of Campylobacter magnus genomic DNA contains:
- a CDS encoding YceI family protein: MKKFLVSALAAAALFGTANAADFEVSETSKVAFSVKHLKLMTVDGSFGKFSGKISYDAGKLSALEGSVDVASVNTQNGKRDDHLRANDIFDAAKYATMTFKMSEFKDGKIIGTLNVKGKDHQVALDAKISENAGKPVIAATGVVKRSELGLVWENSLKDSAASDEVTINLELSAK, translated from the coding sequence ATGAAAAAATTTCTTGTTTCTGCACTAGCTGCGGCTGCACTTTTTGGTACTGCAAATGCAGCAGATTTTGAGGTTAGCGAGACTTCTAAAGTAGCTTTTAGTGTAAAACACCTAAAGCTAATGACAGTAGATGGAAGCTTTGGCAAATTTAGCGGTAAAATCAGCTATGATGCTGGCAAACTAAGCGCACTAGAGGGCAGCGTAGATGTAGCTAGCGTAAATACTCAAAACGGCAAAAGAGATGACCACCTAAGAGCAAATGATATCTTTGATGCTGCAAAATACGCTACAATGACTTTTAAAATGAGCGAGTTTAAAGATGGCAAAATCATAGGAACTCTAAATGTAAAAGGCAAAGACCACCAAGTTGCCCTTGATGCTAAAATCAGCGAAAATGCTGGCAAACCAGTAATCGCTGCAACTGGCGTGGTAAAAAGAAGCGAGCTTGGTCTTGTTTGGGAAAACAGTCTAAAAGACAGCGCAGCTAGCGACGAAGTTACTATCAATCTTGAGCTAAGCGCAAAATAA
- a CDS encoding Dps family protein, producing the protein MDAVVKQLNKIQAEAHAFYVAFHDYHWNVKGMQFYSIHEYTEHAYDDMGDLFDDMAERALMIGGRPLISIDEIVKAGKGAPVEAKGDYTADAVLVNMQKAYEHLKAEFIKLEEVAEKAGDQTTVAMAQEGYGKLEKSLWMLRQALSK; encoded by the coding sequence ATGGACGCAGTTGTAAAACAACTAAACAAAATTCAAGCTGAAGCTCACGCATTTTATGTAGCTTTTCACGACTATCACTGGAATGTAAAAGGTATGCAATTCTACTCAATTCACGAGTATACAGAGCATGCTTATGATGATATGGGTGATCTTTTTGACGATATGGCTGAGCGCGCACTTATGATAGGCGGCAGACCACTTATAAGCATCGATGAAATCGTAAAAGCTGGCAAAGGCGCACCTGTAGAGGCAAAAGGCGACTACACAGCAGATGCTGTTCTAGTAAATATGCAAAAAGCTTATGAGCACCTAAAAGCTGAGTTTATTAAGCTTGAAGAAGTGGCTGAAAAAGCAGGCGATCAAACAACAGTAGCAATGGCTCAAGAAGGCTATGGCAAGCTAGAAAAATCACTTTGGATGCTTCGCCAAGCACTTAGCAAGTAG
- a CDS encoding OmpA family protein has product MKKVAIALCTASLLFGASKYDYELTPLIGYGTPHKQGIKDEGFFGARIARNLDLPWLSQIELGAEFAPSVKYKDNGYDFGKKDKTNIFRGYLDLVKIWQINDTFGIYGLVGAGYQHFSHKSNDKVEKGGFAQAGLGLRFNLTERVALKLEARELIGFRHGKGKELYTLGLGFGLGERYEALPAPAAVIGDEDGDGVLDNVDRCPGTPKGHVVDEWGCEKVIRLDLGVLFAFDSTEITTAYADKIKEVSDLLIANPDYTVILEGHTDSVGSDKYNQGLSERRAAAVAKVLMKNGVAANRISTVGYGKTQPIADNATKEGRAKNRRVDARFRK; this is encoded by the coding sequence ATGAAAAAAGTTGCAATCGCACTGTGTACTGCTAGCTTACTATTTGGTGCTAGTAAATATGACTACGAGCTTACTCCACTTATAGGCTACGGTACCCCACACAAACAAGGTATCAAAGACGAAGGATTCTTTGGTGCTAGAATCGCTAGAAATCTTGACCTACCATGGCTAAGCCAAATCGAACTTGGTGCTGAGTTTGCTCCAAGCGTAAAATACAAAGATAACGGCTATGATTTTGGTAAAAAAGACAAAACAAATATTTTTAGAGGCTACCTTGACCTTGTAAAAATCTGGCAAATCAACGATACTTTTGGTATCTATGGCTTAGTTGGTGCTGGTTATCAACACTTCAGTCACAAATCAAACGACAAAGTTGAAAAAGGTGGCTTTGCTCAAGCTGGTCTAGGTCTTCGCTTTAACCTAACTGAGCGTGTAGCTCTTAAACTAGAAGCTAGAGAGCTTATCGGCTTCCGCCATGGTAAAGGTAAAGAGCTTTATACTCTAGGTCTAGGCTTTGGTCTTGGCGAGAGATATGAGGCTTTGCCAGCTCCTGCTGCTGTGATCGGCGATGAGGACGGTGATGGTGTACTAGACAATGTAGATCGCTGCCCAGGCACTCCAAAAGGTCATGTTGTTGATGAGTGGGGTTGTGAGAAAGTTATCCGCTTAGACCTTGGCGTTCTATTTGCATTTGACAGCACAGAGATAACTACTGCTTATGCTGACAAAATCAAAGAAGTATCAGACCTACTAATAGCTAACCCTGATTACACAGTTATCCTAGAGGGTCACACTGATAGCGTTGGTTCAGATAAGTATAACCAAGGCCTTTCAGAGCGTAGAGCAGCTGCTGTTGCAAAAGTGCTTATGAAAAATGGCGTAGCAGCTAACCGCATCAGCACTGTAGGCTATGGTAAAACTCAACCAATCGCTGACAATGCTACAAAAGAAGGTCGTGCTAAAAACCGCCGTGTTGATGCAAGATTCCGCAAGTAA
- a CDS encoding mechanosensitive ion channel family protein, translating to MEQLGLEIISLKNFDYIGFAMLCGKYAIRFVVSLLIFFVGKWIINKFSFILEKIISKIKIDPMLAGFLLNIIKTLLFIFVVLAALSNLGIETTSFVAVLGAVGLAIGMSFKDTFGNIGAGVLIIFFRPFKLGDFIEINGVSGRAGEINLFSTLIHTTDNRTIIMPNSQVIANRIINYSLQEFRRVDLVFGIEYSEDIKKVRELIIQTADANPTVLRAPEAPADPFVGVLEFADSSINLTVRCWVRTPNYWDAYFGLNEEIKNTFDKNGINIPFPQVVYHAQDGSASPAPILPGKTTALPQ from the coding sequence GTGGAACAATTAGGCTTAGAGATTATATCTCTTAAAAACTTTGATTATATCGGTTTTGCCATGCTTTGTGGCAAATATGCAATTAGATTTGTCGTATCTTTGCTGATATTTTTTGTCGGTAAATGGATAATTAACAAGTTTTCATTTATATTAGAAAAAATTATTTCAAAAATTAAAATTGACCCTATGTTAGCAGGCTTTTTGCTAAATATAATAAAAACCTTACTGTTTATTTTCGTGGTGCTTGCAGCACTTTCAAATCTAGGAATTGAAACCACAAGCTTTGTAGCTGTGCTTGGTGCGGTGGGCTTAGCCATCGGTATGAGCTTTAAAGACACCTTTGGCAACATAGGCGCAGGCGTGCTGATAATATTCTTCCGTCCATTTAAGCTAGGCGATTTTATAGAAATAAACGGCGTTAGCGGTCGGGCTGGCGAGATAAATCTATTTAGCACGCTAATCCACACCACAGATAACCGCACGATAATCATGCCAAACTCGCAAGTAATCGCAAACCGCATAATAAACTATTCACTTCAAGAATTCCGTCGGGTAGACCTTGTCTTTGGCATAGAATACAGCGAAGATATCAAAAAAGTAAGAGAGCTAATCATACAAACCGCAGACGCAAACCCAACCGTGCTAAGAGCCCCAGAAGCTCCGGCTGATCCTTTCGTGGGCGTTTTGGAATTTGCTGATTCTAGCATAAACCTTACCGTTCGCTGCTGGGTTCGCACGCCAAACTACTGGGATGCTTACTTTGGGCTAAATGAAGAGATCAAAAACACCTTTGATAAAAATGGCATTAACATACCTTTCCCACAAGTTGTGTATCACGCCCAAGATGGCAGCGCGTCACCAGCGCCTATTTTACCCGGCAAAACTACAGCCTTACCACAATGA
- a CDS encoding HAD family hydrolase: MIKAFLFDLDGTLIDSTEPIVQGFCDASQALGLPCPSRELILELIGYPLDFMFARLGVSDDQIPAIIKAYKESYAKSYLAGTTLKAGCDEALLLAKNTGAKIAAVTTKTSKYSRILLEHLGVGDYFDTIIGRDDVERPKPDKEPVQKALLTLGEEPKTALMIGDTIMDALSAKAAGAMAFGVLCGYGKEKDLKEHCDYVFADTLAAVEFALKNH, translated from the coding sequence ATGATAAAAGCATTTTTATTTGACCTTGATGGCACGCTAATTGACAGCACAGAGCCCATAGTTCAGGGCTTTTGCGATGCTTCCCAGGCTCTTGGTTTGCCTTGCCCAAGCAGGGAGCTTATACTAGAACTCATCGGTTATCCACTTGATTTTATGTTTGCTAGACTTGGAGTAAGTGATGATCAAATCCCTGCTATCATCAAAGCTTACAAAGAAAGCTATGCTAAAAGCTACTTAGCAGGCACCACGCTAAAAGCAGGCTGTGATGAAGCCTTGCTTCTAGCTAAAAATACTGGCGCAAAAATCGCTGCGGTTACTACAAAAACAAGCAAATATTCTAGAATTCTCTTAGAGCATCTTGGCGTTGGAGATTATTTTGATACTATAATCGGCAGGGATGATGTAGAGCGCCCCAAACCTGATAAAGAACCGGTGCAAAAAGCCTTGCTAACGCTAGGCGAAGAGCCAAAAACTGCTCTTATGATAGGCGATACAATAATGGATGCCCTTAGTGCAAAAGCCGCTGGCGCAATGGCTTTTGGCGTGCTTTGTGGCTATGGTAAAGAAAAAGATTTAAAAGAGCATTGCGATTATGTCTTTGCTGATACGCTAGCAGCAGTGGAGTTTGCGCTAAAAAATCATTAA
- the thiF gene encoding sulfur carrier protein ThiS adenylyltransferase ThiF codes for MRLKINAQMRECKSKSLFALKAELGVSDDAITLYRGFAITSDCELDENDSVIFMDKNQIPKGELLREIMYSRNTPELNEALKNACVGIAGLGGLGSSVAIALARVGVGRMILCDFDTVDASNLNRQQYFLKDLGAKKTAALKENIALINPFVSVETKDLWLDESNVNEIFAPCDIVAECFDNAKSKAMIISSLSKPLIAASGIAGYGRSEEIKITQFASNVWICGDLKDAASIGNGLMAPRVGVAAMMQANFILEFIAKNGAKNEK; via the coding sequence ATGCGTCTAAAAATAAATGCGCAAATGCGTGAGTGTAAGAGCAAGAGCCTCTTTGCACTAAAAGCTGAGCTTGGTGTGAGTGATGATGCTATCACGCTTTACCGTGGTTTTGCTATTACTAGCGACTGCGAGTTAGATGAAAACGACAGCGTGATTTTTATGGATAAAAATCAAATTCCAAAAGGCGAGCTTTTGCGTGAGATAATGTATTCTCGTAACACGCCTGAGCTAAATGAGGCTTTGAAAAATGCTTGCGTGGGCATAGCTGGGCTTGGTGGGCTTGGCTCGTCTGTGGCTATAGCCTTAGCACGCGTGGGAGTAGGGCGGATGATTTTATGCGATTTTGACACGGTTGATGCTAGCAATCTAAATCGCCAGCAGTATTTTCTAAAAGACCTGGGGGCTAAAAAAACAGCTGCCTTAAAAGAAAATATTGCCTTAATCAATCCTTTTGTAAGCGTGGAGACTAAGGATCTTTGGCTTGATGAGAGCAATGTAAATGAGATTTTTGCGCCTTGTGATATCGTAGCTGAGTGCTTTGATAACGCAAAGAGTAAAGCGATGATAATAAGCTCTTTATCAAAACCTCTCATCGCAGCTAGTGGCATAGCAGGATATGGCAGAAGTGAGGAGATAAAAATCACGCAGTTTGCTAGCAATGTTTGGATCTGTGGCGATCTAAAAGACGCAGCTAGCATAGGAAATGGCCTTATGGCGCCACGAGTTGGGGTTGCGGCGATGATGCAAGCAAACTTTATTTTGGAGTTTATAGCAAAAAACGGAGCAAAAAATGAAAAATGA
- the rplM gene encoding 50S ribosomal protein L13, translating to MTNITKPNEVKREWIVLDAEGEIFGRLLTKAATLLRGKHKPCYTPNVDCGDNVIIVNASKATFTGNNKAEDKLYHRHSGYFGSVKSEKFGELLANKPEKLYKLAMRGMLPKTKLGKQMIKKFYVYAGSEHPHTAQTGK from the coding sequence ATGACAAATATCACAAAGCCAAATGAAGTAAAGCGCGAGTGGATCGTGCTTGATGCTGAGGGCGAGATTTTTGGACGCTTGCTAACTAAAGCAGCTACTTTGCTTCGTGGCAAACACAAACCATGCTACACTCCAAATGTAGATTGTGGCGATAATGTTATCATCGTAAATGCTAGCAAAGCTACTTTTACTGGTAATAACAAAGCTGAGGACAAACTATACCACCGCCACTCAGGCTACTTTGGCTCAGTAAAAAGCGAGAAATTTGGCGAACTACTAGCTAACAAACCTGAAAAGCTTTATAAGCTTGCGATGCGTGGAATGCTACCAAAAACAAAACTTGGTAAGCAAATGATCAAAAAATTCTATGTTTATGCTGGCAGCGAGCATCCGCACACTGCCCAAACTGGCAAATAA
- the rpsI gene encoding 30S ribosomal protein S9, giving the protein MAKTTYATGKRKSAVAKVWIKPGKGKIEVNGMDLNTWLGGHEAIKLKVVQPLLVTKQETLIDVTAKTLGGGYSAQAEALRHGIARALSNLDRAFRASLKPAGLLTRDSRSVERKKFGRRKARRSPQFSKR; this is encoded by the coding sequence ATGGCAAAGACTACATATGCAACAGGCAAGCGCAAAAGCGCAGTAGCAAAGGTCTGGATCAAGCCAGGCAAGGGCAAAATCGAAGTAAATGGCATGGATCTAAACACTTGGCTAGGTGGCCACGAGGCCATCAAGCTAAAAGTAGTTCAACCTCTACTTGTAACAAAACAAGAGACTTTGATCGATGTTACAGCAAAAACTCTAGGTGGCGGCTACTCAGCTCAAGCTGAAGCACTTCGCCACGGCATCGCAAGAGCACTATCAAATCTTGATAGAGCATTCCGTGCTAGCCTAAAACCAGCAGGTCTGCTAACTCGCGACTCTCGCTCTGTAGAACGTAAGAAATTCGGTCGCCGCAAAGCACGCCGCTCACCACAATTTAGCAAACGCTAA
- a CDS encoding bifunctional riboflavin kinase/FAD synthetase: MPDNAKKSVQAVAIGSFDGLHRGHNKLIEALGDNGALIVIESPKANLTPARRREEFAKIPCFFYPLDTVKNLRGDYFIGLIKRDFPSLKRIVVGYDFKFGKDRGWDKYDLKSLFDGEVIIIPEFSFDGMGVHSSAIRRFLQDGDIYRANRLLGREYSIEAKVIAGQGIGKKELYPTLNLDITPYLAPAQGVYATRTRIGENTFCSVSFVGNRLSTDGKYSIETHVIDEQIEVAPEKLRVCFIERIRDNAQFGSLTELKAQIAKDIAIAKSAGDACYLTLREDDTHARVVEQ, encoded by the coding sequence ATGCCTGATAATGCGAAAAAATCAGTCCAAGCAGTGGCTATTGGCTCATTTGATGGACTTCACAGAGGGCACAACAAACTAATAGAAGCCCTAGGCGATAATGGCGCACTCATCGTGATCGAGAGCCCAAAAGCAAATCTTACTCCAGCTAGGCGCAGAGAAGAGTTTGCTAAAATTCCTTGCTTTTTTTACCCACTTGATACTGTAAAAAACCTAAGAGGTGATTATTTCATCGGTCTTATAAAGCGTGATTTTCCAAGCTTAAAGCGCATTGTAGTAGGCTATGATTTTAAGTTTGGCAAAGACAGAGGCTGGGACAAATACGACTTAAAAAGCCTTTTTGATGGCGAGGTTATCATCATCCCTGAGTTTAGCTTTGATGGCATGGGTGTTCACAGCTCAGCGATTAGACGCTTTTTACAAGATGGCGATATATATAGGGCAAACCGCCTTTTAGGCAGAGAGTATAGCATAGAAGCCAAGGTCATCGCAGGGCAGGGCATCGGCAAAAAAGAGCTTTATCCTACTTTAAACCTCGATATCACGCCTTATCTAGCCCCAGCACAGGGCGTATACGCTACTCGCACACGCATAGGCGAGAACACCTTTTGCTCTGTTAGTTTCGTAGGAAACCGCCTTAGCACAGATGGCAAATACAGCATTGAGACGCATGTTATAGACGAGCAGATCGAGGTAGCACCAGAAAAACTGCGAGTTTGCTTTATAGAGCGCATTAGAGATAATGCTCAGTTTGGCTCACTAACAGAGCTAAAAGCGCAGATTGCCAAAGACATCGCAATAGCAAAATCAGCCGGAGATGCTTGCTATCTTACACTGCGAGAGGATGATACTCACGCTAGAGTGGTAGAGCAGTGA
- a CDS encoding methyltransferase domain-containing protein produces MRDDIFTRWGDEKFSFNESVASVFDDMISRSVPFYKVSSELVCLLLAKTLRQNARVLDLGCSLASTLLELHAKRDDLELVGIDSSAAMIELASKKAAAHGAKIKLIIGDILTNELGQNDAVILNYTLQFLKPHLRADFLKKIFFSLRKNSVLILSEKLECAKPINTAITQIYEEYKEAQGYSKLEIAKKKEALSSVLIPLSAKDNEKLCFEAGFSTFECIFRWGNFATFVAIKK; encoded by the coding sequence GTGAGAGACGATATATTTACGCGTTGGGGCGATGAGAAGTTTAGCTTTAACGAAAGCGTAGCTAGCGTATTTGATGATATGATTTCTCGCTCGGTTCCTTTTTATAAGGTTAGCAGCGAGCTAGTTTGCTTGCTACTAGCAAAAACCCTGCGCCAAAACGCTAGAGTGCTTGACCTTGGCTGCTCGCTTGCTAGCACGCTTTTAGAATTGCATGCTAAAAGGGATGATTTAGAGCTTGTAGGCATTGACAGCAGTGCTGCTATGATAGAACTAGCTAGCAAAAAAGCAGCCGCTCACGGCGCAAAAATAAAGCTCATTATAGGCGACATACTCACAAATGAACTAGGGCAAAATGACGCTGTTATCCTAAACTACACCTTGCAGTTTTTAAAGCCACATTTAAGGGCAGATTTTTTGAAAAAAATCTTTTTTAGCCTGCGCAAAAACTCAGTGCTGATTTTAAGCGAAAAGCTAGAGTGCGCAAAGCCCATAAACACAGCTATCACGCAGATTTACGAAGAGTATAAAGAAGCGCAAGGCTACTCAAAGCTAGAAATTGCTAAAAAAAAAGAAGCTCTAAGCTCGGTGTTAATCCCACTTAGCGCAAAAGACAATGAAAAACTTTGCTTTGAGGCTGGATTTAGCACATTTGAGTGTATTTTCCGCTGGGGAAATTTCGCCACTTTTGTTGCTATAAAAAAATAA
- a CDS encoding type I secretion system permease/ATPase: MLKPGELKDAITKSKRCIWYAAFFSCFVNILMLTPPMYMLQLYDRVVTSRSLSTLFFLTLIVMILFVMMGIFEVLRSRILIVFATQLDKTLSERVYDAIFKLSSRHPGRVSSQAMSDLNAIKQYMSTNGIFAFLDAPWLPIYILILFLFHPAYGWFALASAIVLFGIALLNENATKNGLKKSNESNRAAMRLIDMNLRNTEVINAMGMNEALKKNWKERHKAFLDSHALSSAEAGLYSNISKTMRVMSQSLMLGLGAYLVVMMEVTPGMMIAGSIIMGRALAPLDLLIASWKQYKNTRESYERLDKFLADFPVERDKLSLPNPQGAIACEAVTLVPPGAKAPSLMGVSFELKAGDMCALIGPSAAGKSSLARAVLGIWPLAHGVVRIDGADINQYYSDALGQHVGYVPQDVELFEGTVAENIARFGEIDSEAIVEAAKKANVHDMILRLPDGYDTKLGAGGMSLSGGQRQRVALARALYKNPKIIVLDEPNASLDEEGEKALYSSLLEIKGKATIILITHKLNVLQAVDKIAVLQAGKLVYFGARDAVLEQLGVIKPAAIANQEQAKQG; the protein is encoded by the coding sequence ATGCTAAAACCTGGAGAACTCAAAGACGCCATAACCAAATCAAAACGCTGTATTTGGTATGCGGCATTTTTTAGCTGTTTTGTAAATATTTTGATGCTAACCCCACCTATGTATATGCTTCAACTCTACGATAGAGTTGTTACTAGCCGTAGCCTTAGCACTCTGTTTTTCCTTACGCTTATAGTAATGATTTTGTTTGTTATGATGGGTATTTTTGAGGTTTTGCGTTCTAGAATTCTCATTGTTTTTGCCACCCAGCTTGACAAAACTCTCTCAGAGCGTGTGTATGATGCGATTTTCAAGCTCTCATCTCGCCACCCAGGTCGTGTTAGCTCTCAGGCTATGAGCGATCTAAATGCTATCAAGCAATACATGAGCACAAATGGCATTTTTGCCTTTTTAGATGCTCCGTGGCTGCCTATTTATATTTTGATCTTATTTTTATTTCATCCAGCTTATGGTTGGTTTGCGCTAGCATCTGCTATTGTGCTATTTGGTATTGCATTGCTAAATGAAAACGCCACCAAAAACGGACTTAAAAAATCAAATGAAAGCAACCGCGCTGCCATGCGCCTAATAGACATGAACCTTCGCAACACCGAAGTAATCAACGCCATGGGTATGAACGAAGCTCTAAAGAAAAACTGGAAAGAACGCCATAAAGCATTTTTAGACTCTCACGCCCTCTCGAGCGCAGAAGCAGGGCTATATTCTAATATCTCAAAAACTATGCGTGTGATGAGCCAGAGCCTCATGCTAGGACTTGGTGCGTATCTAGTGGTGATGATGGAAGTAACACCAGGTATGATGATAGCAGGTTCTATCATCATGGGTAGAGCACTTGCGCCACTTGATTTGCTTATTGCTAGCTGGAAACAGTATAAAAACACAAGAGAAAGCTACGAGCGTCTTGATAAGTTCTTAGCTGATTTCCCAGTAGAGCGTGACAAACTTAGCCTACCAAATCCACAAGGTGCTATTGCTTGCGAGGCTGTCACTCTAGTGCCACCTGGGGCAAAAGCACCTAGTTTAATGGGCGTTAGCTTTGAGCTAAAAGCTGGCGATATGTGTGCGCTAATAGGCCCAAGCGCAGCTGGAAAAAGCTCTCTAGCTCGCGCCGTGCTAGGCATCTGGCCTCTAGCGCACGGCGTAGTTCGCATAGATGGTGCTGATATAAATCAGTATTATAGCGACGCTCTAGGCCAGCATGTAGGTTATGTGCCTCAAGATGTAGAGCTATTTGAGGGCACAGTAGCAGAAAACATCGCTAGATTTGGCGAGATTGACAGCGAGGCTATAGTAGAGGCTGCTAAGAAAGCAAATGTCCACGATATGATACTTAGATTGCCAGATGGCTATGATACCAAGCTTGGAGCTGGTGGCATGAGCCTCTCAGGCGGACAACGCCAGCGTGTAGCCTTAGCAAGAGCTCTATATAAAAATCCTAAAATCATCGTGCTAGACGAGCCAAACGCAAGCTTGGATGAAGAGGGTGAAAAAGCACTATATAGCTCACTTTTGGAGATAAAAGGCAAAGCTACTATCATCCTTATCACCCACAAGCTAAATGTGCTTCAAGCAGTGGATAAAATCGCCGTACTTCAAGCTGGCAAACTAGTGTATTTTGGCGCAAGAGATGCTGTGCTTGAGCAACTAGGCGTGATAAAGCCAGCTGCCATCGCAAATCAAGAACAAGCCAAGCAAGGATAA
- a CDS encoding HlyD family type I secretion periplasmic adaptor subunit yields MFEKEDKIVKFGLIIVGIFVGVFIIWMGLAPLDSAAVAPGQVVVANNKKQIQHLEGGVVNKIYVKDGSQVKAGDVLVEIKNAQVDSSIDILKKEFLQASVLVSRLEAQRDNKNEIIWDEAVVNEPDFKAAAAGQQSIFDEQNKLLKDEIFILNQRIDQLKKQITGTQAIVSSRQKRVGSLNEETREWQRLYKEQLTDKIRLRDIERERVDATGQIASGNADIARLEVQITETKQQILLRERTFKEDVLKQYEDAKLKLNDASARLRAYYDQQNRAAIKSPVDGTVVELITHTIGGVVKPGETIMSIVPSNAEYIVEAQLPTIHIDKVFVGLPADVRFSAFNTQTAEVIEGKVSYVSADSLTDQHGNPFYQIKAELTEEGVKAVEKNGFFLLPGMPAEVIVKTGRRTLLSYFLKPFDNMLKKAFNED; encoded by the coding sequence ATGTTTGAAAAAGAAGATAAAATAGTAAAATTTGGCCTTATTATAGTAGGTATTTTTGTAGGTGTTTTTATCATCTGGATGGGACTAGCACCACTTGATAGCGCAGCTGTAGCCCCAGGTCAAGTAGTAGTTGCTAACAACAAAAAGCAAATCCAGCATCTAGAAGGTGGCGTAGTAAATAAAATCTATGTAAAAGACGGTAGCCAAGTAAAAGCCGGCGATGTGCTAGTAGAGATAAAAAACGCCCAAGTAGATAGCTCTATTGATATCCTAAAAAAAGAATTCCTTCAAGCTAGCGTGCTAGTAAGCCGCCTAGAAGCCCAAAGAGATAATAAAAATGAGATTATCTGGGATGAAGCAGTGGTAAATGAGCCTGATTTCAAAGCCGCTGCCGCAGGACAGCAAAGTATCTTTGATGAGCAAAACAAGCTTTTAAAAGATGAAATATTCATCCTAAACCAACGCATAGACCAGCTAAAAAAGCAAATCACAGGAACACAAGCAATAGTTAGCTCTCGCCAAAAAAGAGTAGGTTCGCTAAACGAAGAAACAAGGGAGTGGCAACGCCTCTACAAAGAGCAGCTAACGGACAAAATCCGCCTTCGTGATATCGAGCGTGAGCGTGTAGATGCCACAGGGCAAATCGCTAGTGGCAACGCAGATATCGCTAGACTAGAAGTTCAAATCACAGAGACAAAACAGCAGATTTTACTAAGAGAGCGCACTTTTAAAGAAGATGTACTAAAACAATACGAAGACGCCAAGCTAAAACTAAATGACGCCAGCGCTCGCCTAAGAGCCTACTACGACCAACAAAACCGCGCCGCTATCAAATCCCCAGTAGATGGCACCGTAGTCGAGCTTATCACTCATACCATAGGCGGCGTTGTAAAACCTGGTGAAACTATAATGAGCATCGTGCCTTCAAATGCTGAGTATATCGTAGAAGCACAGCTGCCTACCATACATATTGACAAGGTTTTTGTAGGACTTCCTGCTGATGTACGCTTTAGCGCGTTTAATACCCAGACCGCCGAGGTCATAGAGGGCAAGGTTAGCTATGTATCAGCCGACTCTCTTACAGACCAGCACGGCAATCCTTTTTATCAAATCAAAGCCGAGCTTACAGAAGAGGGCGTAAAAGCAGTGGAGAAAAACGGCTTTTTCTTGCTTCCTGGTATGCCAGCTGAAGTTATAGTAAAAACAGGCCGCCGAACCTTGCTAAGCTATTTCTTAAAGCCGTTTGATAATATGCTTAAAAAGGCCTTTAACGAGGATTAA